The Amycolatopsis sp. DG1A-15b genome window below encodes:
- a CDS encoding calcium-binding protein, protein MRIQKTQFRRGLVVTLAGVLATPAMWALAPLTAHAAVNCVVSAGVTQTDTTVTGSPGNDTIDCGGTNPGKTINGNAGNDTITGSDFDDTINGGDGNDTLTGGTGNDTLTGGLGIDTISGSAGNDTLIGASNDGSQDSLDGGLGTDTCQGPAPDPDIHAGCENTSTPPTTGPGSGTANATQLCTTTGGVLSLTVNPVGYVCVFNPLSPADRRVAEAGRICTGAGGTFVNLLPLSYACVLPTTP, encoded by the coding sequence ATGAGAATTCAAAAGACTCAATTCCGCCGGGGACTCGTCGTCACGCTGGCCGGAGTCCTCGCGACCCCGGCCATGTGGGCGCTCGCCCCGCTGACCGCCCACGCCGCCGTCAACTGCGTCGTGAGCGCCGGGGTCACCCAGACCGATACGACCGTGACCGGCAGTCCCGGCAACGACACGATCGACTGCGGCGGCACGAACCCCGGCAAGACCATCAACGGCAACGCCGGGAACGACACGATCACCGGCTCGGACTTCGACGACACGATCAACGGCGGGGACGGGAACGACACCCTCACCGGCGGCACCGGCAACGACACCCTCACCGGCGGCCTGGGCATCGACACGATCTCCGGCAGCGCCGGCAACGACACCCTCATCGGCGCATCCAACGACGGCAGCCAGGACAGTCTCGACGGCGGCCTCGGCACCGACACCTGCCAGGGACCCGCACCCGACCCCGACATCCACGCCGGCTGCGAGAACACCAGCACCCCGCCGACGACGGGCCCGGGCTCGGGCACGGCGAACGCCACCCAGCTGTGCACCACCACCGGCGGCGTGCTGTCCCTCACCGTGAACCCGGTCGGATACGTCTGCGTGTTCAACCCCCTCAGCCCCGCCGACCGCCGCGTCGCAGAGGCCGGCAGGATCTGCACCGGGGCCGGCGGAACCTTCGTCAACCTGCTCCCGCTGAGCTACGCCTGCGTCCTTCCGACCACGCCATAA
- a CDS encoding DUF5994 family protein produces MTFLSAGAAGPVVGSPAVGRRLRLKPPGAVKGCFDGAWWPRSREPVAEFSALVTALVADSGPVDRIGFNPAMWDLAPRKLALETGLVRLAGFFGLDRHTIVVIGPRIRRLSLLVVPPEADPAAAERALEAAAAPDAAGSAVLILTTSGILDPPTGTA; encoded by the coding sequence ATGACGTTCTTGTCGGCCGGCGCCGCGGGGCCCGTGGTCGGCTCGCCGGCCGTCGGCAGACGGCTGCGGTTGAAACCACCTGGTGCGGTCAAGGGTTGTTTCGACGGCGCCTGGTGGCCACGCTCGCGGGAGCCGGTCGCGGAATTCAGCGCCCTGGTCACCGCGCTCGTCGCGGACTCGGGCCCGGTCGACCGGATCGGCTTCAACCCGGCGATGTGGGATCTGGCTCCCCGGAAGCTCGCGCTCGAAACCGGTTTAGTGCGGCTGGCGGGATTCTTTGGCCTGGATCGGCACACGATCGTCGTGATCGGACCGCGCATCCGCCGGTTGAGCCTGCTGGTGGTCCCGCCCGAGGCCGATCCGGCGGCGGCGGAGCGAGCGCTGGAAGCGGCCGCCGCGCCGGACGCAGCCGGCTCCGCCGTGCTGATCCTGACCACCAGTGGAATCCTCGACCCGCCCACCGGAACGGCTTGA
- a CDS encoding RGCVC family protein has protein sequence MSKIDVEAGVAVTEIGDSVVPACAACPHSAESHDVIARRFCTATRAGTFNRGCVCAVESEKAATPAMRVSK, from the coding sequence TGTCGAAGCAGGCGTCGCCGTCACGGAAATCGGCGATTCGGTGGTGCCCGCCTGTGCGGCGTGCCCCCATTCAGCGGAATCGCACGATGTGATCGCGCGCCGATTCTGCACGGCGACGCGGGCGGGCACGTTCAACCGCGGCTGCGTGTGCGCCGTTGAGTCGGAGAAAGCGGCGACCCCGGCGATGCGTGTCTCAAAATGA
- a CDS encoding neprosin family prolyl endopeptidase, with protein sequence MAFTALIAGTTPAMASADTKGIYGPKGNPSLAAASTQGISSLTFLYGGAFQFAAADGSNMFTTVSRPALAAGDFHSLGEMAAESADSKNIVEVGWTVDRGLFGDSEPHLFVFHWVNGVPTCYNGCGFVPVANAASVTAGMTLRPGNSTPQFTIQHFQGNWWVGFGGVFFGFYPDTLWGSSFTKVALTQWFGEVAANSATPCTDMGNGLFASSPSSSAAVAINFIGGPAANISLNTITNPALYSATRTSSNSVHFGGPGAC encoded by the coding sequence ATGGCCTTCACCGCTCTGATCGCGGGGACAACGCCCGCTATGGCGTCCGCGGACACCAAAGGAATCTACGGCCCCAAAGGAAACCCGTCGCTCGCCGCGGCGAGTACGCAGGGCATCTCGTCACTGACCTTCCTCTACGGCGGCGCTTTTCAGTTCGCTGCGGCTGACGGGTCGAACATGTTCACGACCGTCTCACGGCCCGCGCTGGCCGCGGGCGATTTCCACTCGCTGGGCGAAATGGCCGCGGAATCCGCGGACAGCAAGAACATCGTCGAGGTCGGCTGGACCGTCGACCGGGGCCTGTTCGGCGACTCCGAGCCGCACCTGTTCGTATTCCACTGGGTGAACGGGGTGCCGACCTGCTACAACGGCTGCGGTTTCGTCCCGGTCGCCAACGCGGCGTCGGTGACGGCGGGAATGACCCTGCGGCCGGGCAACTCCACGCCGCAGTTCACGATCCAGCACTTCCAGGGCAACTGGTGGGTCGGCTTCGGCGGCGTCTTCTTCGGCTTCTACCCCGACACGCTGTGGGGCAGCAGCTTCACCAAGGTCGCCCTGACCCAGTGGTTCGGTGAGGTCGCCGCGAACAGTGCGACGCCGTGCACCGACATGGGCAACGGCCTGTTCGCGTCGTCGCCGTCGTCGTCGGCCGCCGTCGCGATCAACTTCATCGGCGGCCCGGCAGCGAACATCAGCCTCAACACGATCACCAACCCGGCGCTGTACAGCGCTACCCGGACAAGTTCGAACAGCGTTCACTTCGGCGGCCCAGGAGCCTGCTGA